A region of Rhodamnia argentea isolate NSW1041297 chromosome 9, ASM2092103v1, whole genome shotgun sequence DNA encodes the following proteins:
- the LOC115730506 gene encoding disease resistance protein L6-like — MASSDAGTSSGSDYQVFLSFRGPDTRIGFTDCLFENLTEAGICVFRDDEELRVGERIDGSLLRAIDNSKIYIPVFSRNYASSPWCLRELVQIVASTFKSEGNKAILPIFLDVEPNDVKLKTPLYRDAILNLEREKKLSSEQVDACREALMEVDAIKGWEAKKYRGHGEPIGLVVEEVLQKLKIKHRSVTKHLVGIDDHVAALSKLLDINSNGVRLIKIYGMGGIGKTTLAKVVFNQLSSHFGKCCCFLEDVRARSLRTDGLVDLQKRLLAEIGHPAGTKGIEEIDHGTKRIGEVLCSKKVLIVLDDVDNNEQVEKLVGKSTFYSGSRILITTRNKDVLRINPQKWQILDYEMEVMSTECALELFSKHAFNKDSPLDDYNDLSREIVYSTGRLPLVVEIIGSFLYQKPQELWKETLDKLRRAPHEDVFGKLKISYDALNFEQQQIFLDIASFFVGEDKMNAIYMWKDCEFSPDDGVAVLINMSLIKIVENNKFWMHDQLRDLGRKIVHQENPVNPKERSRIWMWDEGLEALRSREVKNNVQALSLEKSGRPPHNVIVRSEEIGRCEHLRFLKLSGLTLVGDATNHLTKLRWISLSRPPQINKWPTMSLKNVVVLEFYAVGFLDDSRLRSLIKIASKLKVLSLEYCQNITKTPDFSGCPNLERLTFKDCLKLRKIDGSIGMLKCLIDLKINRCDSLKHLPEEIGDLVNLQYFFVACSEIKKLPSSIWKMKSLRELHFQGNIYWELDSWELPSAVGMLQNLEVLQVNSGSLKGELALEIGSLPFLRILNLSKTGITGIPKSISMLPRLQRIQLAYCNMIQELPTLPTSLTHLTVSSKSLLVVPDLSNLTNLVELDLSDGGGYVDDRFPPEKGVGDKLLPTGELGWIGKLSKLTKLSIGLPKVPIPTEMASLPLLNKLTLFHLDLPVFPQLPLSLQKLSLHNVNIVGSLSPNLRNLSCLHIWVSRMQEIQLDGLQLPQLKELRVLGCGYLERLTLSRMRKLEEVKVGGCPKLVEIQFSTVFESLEALSIEVCESFERIVYESADELNSCEGRLIFPSRVLSKLRRLSLGRCPKVLGIQVVGASESWEVFKLCDCPNLQSLGGLANLKNLKSLGILSCNRLRVVEGVDELEFLGRLELFGCGSLERLIEVSTTKLPNDCLVYIERCRRLRGIKKRFFGSVQSLKHCKDSRFNWTTWFGRS, encoded by the exons ATGGCGAGCTCAGACGCAGGAACGTCGTCAGGAAGCGATTATCaagttttcttgagttttagagggcCGGATACTCGAATTGGATTCACGGACTGCCTCTTCGAGAATTTGACCGAAGCTGGAATTTGTGTCTTTCGAGACGACGAAGAGCTCCGCGTCGGTGAAAGGATCGATGGatcacttcttcgagcgatcgACAACTCTAAGATTTACATACCCGTCTTCTCTCGAAATTATGCTTCGAGCCCATGGTGCCTCCGAGAGCTCGTGCAAATCGTGGCAAGTACCTTCAAATCGGAAGGTAATAAAGCGATTCTGCCTATTTTCCTCGATGTGGAACCTAACGATGTTAAGCTGAAAACCCCACTGTATCGCGATGCCATACTCAATCTGGAGCgcgagaagaagttgagcagTGAGCAAGTCGATGCTTGCAGAGAGGCACTCATGGAGGTTGATGCGATAAAGGGATGGGAAGCGAAGAAGTACAGAGG CCACGGGGAACCGATCGGATTGGTGGTTGAGGAGGTTTTGCAGAAGTTGAAGATAAAACATAGATCGGTGACTAAACACTTAGTTGGAATCGATGATCATGTAGCAGCTTTAAGCAAATTATTAGACATCAATTCCAATGGTGTGCGACTCATTAAGATTTATGGTATGGGGGGTATCGGTAAAACGACTCTCGCCAAGGTCGTGTTCAACCaactctcttctcattttggaaagtgttgttgtttccttgaagatgttcGAGCGAGGTCATTAAGAACAGACGGCTTAGTTGACTTACAAAAAAGGTTATTAGCTGAAATCGGCCATCCTGCGGGAACAAAGGGCATAGAGGAAATTGACCATGGAACGAAGAGGATTGGAGAAGTACTTTGCAGTAAGAAAGTGCTCATTGTACTTGATGACGTTGATAACAATGAACAAGTGGAGAAATTAGTTGGAAAGAGTACTTTCTATTCGGGATCCAGAATATTGATTACAACTAGAAATAAAGATGTTTTACGAATCAATCCCCAAAAGTGGCAAATTTTAGATTATGAAATGGAGGTGATGAGTACTGAATGTGCACTTGAGCTTTTCAGCAAGCATGCATTTAACAAAGACTCGCCTTTAGATGATTACAATGATCTTTCAAGGGAAATTGTATATTCTACTGGAAGACTTCCATTGGTCGTTGAGATAATTGGTTCGTTCCTCTACCAAAAACCGCAAGAATTATGGAAAGAGACATTGGACAAGTTAAGAAGAGCACCTCACGAGgatgtttttggaaaattgaaGATTAGCTATGATGCCTTAAATTtcgagcaacaacaaattttcctcgatattgcaAGCTTTTTCGTTGGTGAAGATAAGATGAATGCAATctacatgtggaaagattgtgagtTTTCCCCGGATGATGGAGTGGCTGTCCTTATTAACATGTCTCTGATAAAGATTGTGGAGAACAATAAGTTttggatgcacgatcaacttAGAGATCTTGGAAGGAAGATTGTTCATCAAGAAAATCCAGTAAATCCTAAGGAGCGGAGTAGGATATGGATGTGGGACGAGGGCCTCGAAGCACTAAGATCAAGGGAGGTAAAG AATAACGTTCAAGCACTATCGCTTGAAAAATCTGGCCGACCTCCCCATAATGTCATTGTTCGAAGTGAAGAAATTGGAAGGTGCGAACATCTAAGATTTCTCAAATTATCTGGTTTAACCCTTGTTGGCGATGCAACAAATCACCTTACCAAATTAAGATGGATTTCTTTGAGTCGGCCTCCGCAAATCAATAAATGGCCCACCATGTCCCTAAAGAATGTAgttgttcttgaattttatgcGGTTGGCTTCTTAGATGATTCGAGATTACGAAGCTTAATTAAG ATCGCctcaaaattgaaagttctttctcttgAATATTGTCAGAACATAACTAAAACACCCGATTTCTCTGGATGCCCGAATTTAGAGAGGCTTACTTTCAAAGATTGTttgaaattgaggaaaattgacGGCTCTATTGGGATGTTGAAGTGTCTGATAGACTTGAAGATTAATCGCTGCGATTCTCTTAAACATTTGCCTGAAGAAATCGGAGACTTAGTGAATTTGCAGTATTTCTTCGTGGCTTGTAGTGAAATAAAGAAACTCCCAAGTTCCATATGGAAGATGAAATCATTACGTGAGTTGCACTTTCAAGGCAATATTTATTGGGAATTAGATTCGTGGGAGTTGCCAAGTGCTGTTGGAATGCTCCAGAATCTGGAAGTGCTTCAAGTCAATAGTGGCTCTTTAAAAGGTGAACTTGCTTTGGAGATCGGAAGTTTGCCCTTTCTAAGAATCCTCAATCTATCAAAGACTGGTATTACTGGAATTCCAAAGAGCATCAGCATGCTTCCTCGACTGCAAAGAATTCAGTTGGCGTATTGTAATATGATTCAAGAGTTGCCGACACTCCCAACAAGTTTGACCCATCTAACAGTGTCATCTAAATCTTTGCTGGTAGTCCCGGATCTCTCGAACTTGACTAATTTGGTTGAATTGGATCTAAGTGATGGTGGAGGTTATGTGGATGATAGATTTCCACCAGAAAAAGGAGTAGGAGATAAACTTCTTCCTACCGGTGAGTTAGGGTGGATTGGGAAGTTATCCAAGCTGACCAAATTGAGCATCGGACTTCCCAAAGTCCCTATTCCTACTGAGATGGCTTCCCTTCCTCTGCTAAACAAACTTACTTTGTTCCATTTGGACTTGCCTGTCTTTCCGCAACTCCCCTTATCTCTGCAAAAGCTGAGCCTTCATAATGTCAATATAGTTGGCTCACTCTCTCCGAACCTGAGAAATTTGTCATGTTTACACATCTGGGTGTCTCGTATGCAAGAAATTCAACTTGATGGGCTTCAACTTCCCCAGCTAAAGGAGTTGCGCGTGCTAGGTTGTGGATACCTCGAGAGATTGACGCTATCGAGAATGAGGAAGCTGGAGGAAGTCAAGGTGGGGGGTTGTCCAAAGCTAGTTGAGATCCAATTTTCTACGGTGTTCGAATCACTGGAGGCATTGTCTATTGAAGTTTGCGAGTCCTTCGAAAGGATAGTTTACGAGTCTGCTGATGAGTTGAATAGTTGTGAGGGGAGACTAATCTTCCCATCTCGAGTCTTAAGTAAGTTGCGTCGTCTCAGCCTGGGGAGATGCCCTAAGGTACTCGGCATTCAAGTCGTAGGTGCGTCGGAATCGTGGGAAGTCTTCAAACTTTGCGATTGTCCTAATCTGCAAAGTCTCGGTGGTTTAGCAAACTTAAAGAACCTCAAGTCTTTGGGTATCCTGAGCTGCAACAGGCTACGGGTTGTCGAGGGCGTCGACGAGTTGGAATTTCTGGGCCGATTGGAACTTTTTGGATGCGGATCGTTGGAAAGGTTGATTGAAGTGTCAACcaccaaattgccaaatgattgccTAGTATATATCGAAAGATGCAGGAGATTACGTGGAATTAAGAAAAGATTCTTTGGCTCCGTCCAGTCCTTAAAGCATTGTAAG gacTCACGCTTCAACTGGACTACATGGTTTGGACGCTCGTGA